The Synchiropus splendidus isolate RoL2022-P1 chromosome 1, RoL_Sspl_1.0, whole genome shotgun sequence genome includes a window with the following:
- the fgf4 gene encoding fibroblast growth factor 4 produces MRSGAPRRCRCCCRCLLTPRWRGIPREAARRPSPAMSALRTLLVLGLVTGLVGCAPCMNATAERWEDLFSRSLARVPGEKMEEVSRDGDYLLGIKRLRRLYCNVGIGFHIQVSPDGRITGVHSENRYSLLQISPVERGVVTLLGVRSGLFVAMNWRGKLYGSLHYNQECKFREKLLANNYNAYESAVYPRMYIGLSKSGKTKRGNRVSPAMTVTHFLPRI; encoded by the exons ATGAGGTCCGGAGCACCGcgccgctgccgctgctgctgccgctgcttaCTGACGCCCCGCTGGAGAGGAATCCCCCGGGAGGCTGCCCGCCGACCCTCGCCCGCCATGTCGGCCCTCAGGACCCTGCTGGTCCTGGGCCTGGTGACCGGGTTGGTGGGGTGCGCCCCCTGCATGAACGCCACGGCGGAGCGCTGGGAGGACCTGTTCTCGCGCTCCCTGGCTCGGGTCCCGggggagaagatggaggaggtcaGCCGGGACGGTGACTACCTTCTGGGCATTAAACGGCTGCGGAGACTTTACTGTAACGTGGGGATCGGCTTCCACATCCAGGTGTCGCCCGACGGTCGGATCACCGGGGTCCACAGCGAGAACCGTTACA GTCTCCTGCAGATTTCCCCGGTGGAGAGAGGGGTGGTCACCCTGCTTGGGGTCCGCAGTGGACTCTTTGTTGCCATGAACTGGCGAGGGAAGCTCTACGGCTCT TTGCACTACAACCAGGAGTGCAAGTTCAGAGAAAAGCTCCTGGCCAACAACTACAACGCCTACGAGTCGGCCGTCTACCCGAGGATGTACATCGGCCTGAGCAAGAGCGGAAAGACAAAACGAGGAAACCGAGTCTCGCCCGCCATGACGGTGACACATTTCTTGCCAAGAATCTAG
- the fgf3 gene encoding fibroblast growth factor 3, which produces MLVIPVLVLLSLLDPARGRARCAPGQPCDPRQRRDAGGRGGVYEHLGGAPRRRKLYCATKYHLQIHANGRIDGSLEENNQFSIMEITAVDVGVVAIKGLVSGRYLAMNDKGRLYASEVFNRDCEFVERIHELGYNTYASRHHSTEQPLPAGGSGKRRASAKRQWYVSINGKGRPRRGFKTRSTDKASLFLPRVLGNKDHETVRRLRDSQAHHHHGKRRRRRHRARDCPQRDAS; this is translated from the exons ATGCTGGTGATTCCTGTGCTGGTGTTGCTGAGCCTGCTGGACCCAGCGCGAGGCAGGGCCCGCTGCGCCCCGGGTCAGCCCTGCGACCCCCGGCAGCGCAGGGACGCCGGGGGCCGCGGGGGAGTCTACGAACATCTCGGAGGAGCCCCGAGACGGAGGAAGCTCTACTGCGCCACCAAATATCACTTACAGATCCACGCCAACGGGAGAATAGATGGATCGCTGGAGGAGAACAACCAGTTCA gcATCATGGAGATCACTGCTGTGGACGTAGGTGTTGTGGCCATCAAAGGCCTGGTTTCGGGCAGATACCTGGCCATGAATGATAAAGGCCGGCTGTATGCCTCG GAGGTGTTCAACCGAGACTGCGAGTTTGTGGAGCGGATCCACGAGCTGGGCTACAACACGTACGCCTCGCGCCATCACTCCACCGAGCAGCCGCTGCCGGCGGGCGGCTCCGGCAAGCGGCGAGCCAGCGCCAAGCGCCAGTGGTACGTCTCCATCAACGGCAAGGGTCGGCCGAGGAGAGGCTTCAAAACCCGCAGCACCGACAAGGCCTCGCTGTTCCTGCCCAGAGTGCTGGGGAACAAGGACCACGAGACAGTGCGGAGGTTGAGGGACAGTCAGGCCCACCATCACCACGGCAAACGGAGGAGACGGAGACATCGTGCCAGGGACTGTCCGCAGAGGGACGCCTCATGA